A stretch of Chiloscyllium plagiosum isolate BGI_BamShark_2017 chromosome 41, ASM401019v2, whole genome shotgun sequence DNA encodes these proteins:
- the LOC122542856 gene encoding thioredoxin-like, which produces MGGAGSVGGAMGEVNTVKCVVEFEAALRESEQRLVVMLFSAHWCEFCQMIQLYFDEFAESYPEVAFYEVDINVAKDVVQLCRIEWFPTFQFYRTGAKIFQFKGPNRCLLERMIQKLQGDDLQCSPKLKQANT; this is translated from the coding sequence ATGGGCGGGGCCGGCTCAGTAGGCGGAGCGATGGGCGAGGTCAACACCGTCAAGTGTGTGGTGGAGTTCGAGGCGGCTTTGCGGGAGAGTGAGCAGCGCTTGGTCGTCATGCTCTTTTCCGCGCACTGGTGCGAGTTCTGCCAGATGATCCAGCTCTACTTCGATGAGTTCGCCGAGTCCTATCCGGAGGTGGCCTTCTACGAGGTTGACATCAACGTAGCCAAGGACGTGGTGCAGCTTTGCCGCATTGAGTGGTTCCCCACCTTCCAGTTCTACAGGACCGGAGCCAAGATCTTTCAGTTCAAGGGACCCAACCGCTGCCTTCTGGAGCGGATGATCCAAAAGCTGCAGGGAGATGATTTGCAGTGTTCACCTAAATTAAAGCAGGCCAATACCTAA